The following coding sequences lie in one Loxodonta africana isolate mLoxAfr1 chromosome X, mLoxAfr1.hap2, whole genome shotgun sequence genomic window:
- the BEX5 gene encoding protein BEX5 codes for MVDLEWGRERVGLGSPLKGSQNQVGKPLPARALKPVVIKHSIPFLAFFLLGRRSREKNLNMENVPQENEGREQVPMQNGEEARPLEGVEGEEPAGNIRGGQAPPAQEFRGDVPNRLVNNIDLIDGDADDMERFMEEMRELRRKIRELQLRYSLRILIGDPPHHDHHDEFCLMP; via the coding sequence ATGGTGGATTTGGAGTGGGGAAGGGAGAGGGTGGGTTTGGGGAGCCCCCTAAAGGGCTCACAAAATCAGGTGGGAAAACCTTTACCAGCCAGAGCTCTGAAACCTGTTGTTATCAAGCATTCGAttccttttcttgctttttttctcctaggaagaagaagcagggaaaaaaatctcAACATGGAAAACGTCCCCCAGGAAAATGAAGGGAGGGAGCAGGTCCCCATGCAGAATGGAGAGGAAGCCCGCCCTTTGGAAGGGGTTGAAGGCGAGGAGCCTGCAGGAAATATCAGAGGAGGCCAGGCTCCACCTGCGCAGGAGTTTAGAGGGGATGTGCCCAATAGGCTTGTCAATAACATTGATTTGATCGATGGTGATGCAGATGATATGGAACGGTTCATGGAGGAGATGAGAGAGTTAAGGAGGAAAATTAGGGAGCTGCAGCTGAGGTACAGCCTGCGCATTCTTATAGGGGACCCTCCTCACCATGACCATCATGATGAGTTTTGCCTTATGCCTTGA